The Henckelia pumila isolate YLH828 chromosome 2, ASM3356847v2, whole genome shotgun sequence genome includes a window with the following:
- the LOC140881038 gene encoding uncharacterized protein, translated as MFVSRFYRLGSHSVQRLVKAPVFRRPLVQPAIYHQYLHTLRGIGYQREKLFSTASSKLDSDEGNETEQKINVTFVDKDGEEMNIKVPVGMSMLEAAHENDLDLEGACEASLACSTCHVIVMDVSQYNKIPDPTDEENDMLDLAFGLTETSRLGCQIIATPELDGIRLAIPSATRNFAVDGFKPKPH; from the exons ATGTTCGTTTCCAGGTTTTATAGGCTAGGATCCCATTCAGTCCAAAGACTGGTAAAAG CTCCAGTTTTTAGAAGGCCTTTAGTTCAGCCTGCGATATATCATCAATATTTACACACCCTG CGTGGGATTGGGTACCAGAGAGAGAAATTATTTAGCACGGCATCATCTAAACTGGACTCTGATGAAGGAAATGAAACAGAGCAAAA GATAAACGTAACGTTTGTTGATAAGGATGGAGAAGAGATGAATATTAAGGTCCCAGTTGGAATGTCGATGCTGGAAGCTGCTCATGAGAatgatttagatcttgaag GTGCATGCGAAGCATCACTTGCCTGTTCCACTTGTCATGTGATTGTGATG GACGTGAGCCAGTACAACAAAATACCTGATCCAACAGATGAGGAAAATGACATGCTGGATCTCGCCTTCGGCCTCACTGAAAC GTCCCGTTTGGGTTGCCAGATAATTGCCACGCCAGAATTGGATGGAATTCGCTTAGCCATTCCTTCTGCCACTCGAAACTTTGCTGTTGATGGGTTTAAGCCAAAACCACATTAA
- the LOC140881037 gene encoding zinc finger CCCH domain-containing protein 12: protein MDHRRENGFSGGNVVQILAGNSGNGVDENWSPGSMDHAIWATEDEYGMWNGEASVEMNTNLNYEGRSSQSRSGSEPPSKRSRNSQSVDVTASNRSRAIGKMFYKTKLCCKFRAGTCPYITNCNFAHSIEELRKPPPNWQEIVAGNDDERPVLSEPREEFQIPIFGVSDDAQRSYKGRHCKKFYTEEGCPYGENCTFLHDEQSKSRESVAISLGPGSGAGYGGNGSGSNLKPSNWKTRICNKWELTGYCPFGSKCHFAHGAAELHRYGGGASDAEAVDSSTPDAKNGVPPKTSVDAVATTIPSVPHSDVCHVVVPSQRLPTVLQKTGHRPTQKWKGPDKISKIYGDWIDDL from the exons ATGGATCATCGCCGAGAAAATGGATTTTCTGGTGGAAATGTTGTGCAAATACTAGCCGGAAACTCGGGCAACGGTGTTGATGAGAATTGGAGTCCTGGGTCCATGGATCATGCGATTTGGGCAACCGAAGATGAGTATGGTATGTGGAATGGAGAAGCCTCTGTGGAAATGAATACGAATTTGAATTACGAGGGGAGGTCATCGCAATCTCGATCGGGAAGTGAACCTCCGAGTAAAAGATCTAGGAATTCCCAATCAGTGGATGTGACAGCTTCTAACCGGTCGAGAGCCATTGGAAAGATGTTCTATAAAACCAAGCTATGTTGCAAATTTAGAGCTGGCACTTGTCCGTATATCACCAACTGCAATTTTGCCCATAGCATTGAAGAACTTAGGAAACCTCCCCCAAATTGGCAAGAAATCGTAGCTGGCAATGACGATGAACGGCCCGTGTTGTCAGAGCCGAGGGAGGAATTTCAGATACCAATATTTGGGGTTAGTGATGATGCACAGAGGTCTTATAAAGGGCGGCATTGCAAAAAATTTTATACAGAGGAAGGATGTCCATATGGTGAGAACTGTACTTTCCTTCATGATGAGCAATCAAAATCCCGTGAAAGTGTTGCGATAAGTTTAGGCCCGGGGAGCGGTGCTGGATATGGTGGAAATGGAAGTGGATCAAACTTGAAGCCTTCCAATTGGAAAACGAGGATTTGTAATAAGTGGGAACTAACTGGGTATTGTCCCTTTGGTAGCAAGTGTCATTTTGCTCATGGAGCTGCAg AACTGCATCGTTATGGTGGAGGGGCATCGGATGCAGAAGCCGTGGATTCTTCTACTCCTGATGCCAAGAACGGAGTCCCTCCTAAAACTTCAGTTGATGCTGTCGCCACAACCATCCCTTCTGTTCCTCATTCAGATGTGTGTCATGTTGTAGTTCCATCACAAAGGTTGCCTACTGTGTTACAGAAGACCGGGCACAGACCAACTCAGAAATGGAAAGGTCCAGATAAAATTAGCAAAATCTATGGTGATTGGATTGATGACCTCTGA
- the LOC140881039 gene encoding LOW QUALITY PROTEIN: U-box domain-containing protein 33 (The sequence of the model RefSeq protein was modified relative to this genomic sequence to represent the inferred CDS: deleted 1 base in 1 codon; substituted 1 base at 1 genomic stop codon), with translation MAVVEIPLSMERIRCSEADTAHHGLDQEGNMNNEFKDKIERYKREAYEESLKRKRAEKDVTDITHMAKVYEKKYSEELRCRRETEENLTRCGEGAKKLKCLLDGVVEELKVSLEQKSSLESQIADSHQTVEVLEQKLLSAVNLLKKYKRERDELMVERDKALEVAHKLRQKQYEVTSISSLSQLFSEFSLWEIEEATNNFNQALKIDEGDYGITYKGDLRHTQVAIKILQPDNSLGPFKFQQEVNVLSKLRHTNLVTLIGTCPEIWALVYEYLPNGNLEDGLNCKNNTPQLTWQIRIRIAADLCSALIFLHSCHPRGVIHGDLKPANILLNENLVSKISEFGTGKSMLPKDSSDKRTSLCWQETDPKGTFADLLSTEQPTSKSDVYSFGIILLRLLTERPAAGIAKEVLHALDKGNLKDLLDPNAGDWPFVQAKQLAHLAISCSDVNHRLRPDLASEVWRVLEPMRVSCDVSSSRIVPKECQEIPSYFVCPIFQEIMQDPVISADGFTYEAEALKGWLESGHDTSPMTNLKLPHRNLVPNQALRSAIREWLQXP, from the exons ATGGCTGTGGTGGAAATTCCTCTATCCATGGAGAGAATAAGGTGTTCAGAAGCTGATACAGCTCATCATGGACTTGATCAGGAAGGGAACATGAACAATGAATTTAAAGACAAGATTGAGAGATACAAGAGAGAGGCATACGAGGAATCGCTCAAGCGTAAGAGAGCAGAAAAAGATGTCACTGATATAACTCACATG GCTAAAGTATATGAAAAAAAGTACTCGGAGGAGTTAAGATGCAGGAGAGAAACTGAAGAAAACTTGACAAGATGCGGAGAAGGAGCCAAGAAGTTAAAATGCCTGCTAGATGGAGTGGTGGAAGAGCTCAAAGTTTCCCTAGAGCAGAAATCTTCTCTGGAGAGTCAAATTGCAGATTCTCACCAGACTGTGGAAGTGTTGGAACAGAAATTGTTGTCTGCTGTTAACCTTTTGAAGAAATATAAGAGGGAAAGAGATGAATTGATGGTTGAACGTGATAAGGCACTCGAGGTAGCTCATAAGCTTAGACAAAAACAGTACGAGGTGACTTCAATTTCATCTCTATCTCAGTTGTTTTCTGAATTCTCACTTTGGGAAATTGAAGAAGCAACAAACAACTTTAACCAAGCCTTGAAGATTGATGAAGGGGATTATGGAATTACTTATAAAGGCGACCTTCGGCACACGCAAGTAGCTATA AAAATACTGCAACCTGACAACTCGCTTGGACCTTTTAAATTTCAACAGGAG gtaaatgTATTGAGTAAGCTGAGGCATACAAACCTTGTCACTTTAATAGGAACCTGTCCAGAAATTTGGGCTCTCGTCTATGAGTATCTTCCCAATGGAAACCTCGAGGATGGCCTCAACTGCAAGAACAATACACCCCAACTGACATGGCAGATTCGAATCCGTATTGCTGCAGACCTATGCTCTGCACTCATCTTTTTGCATTCTTGCCACCCTCGGGGGGTCATCCACGGTGATCTGAAGCCTGCTAATATTCTGCTCAATGAAAACCTCGTGAGCAAGATCAGTGAGTTTGGAACGGGAAAGTCTATGCTACCCAAAG ATTCTTCAGACAAGAGGACATCACTGTGTTGGCAAGAAACTGACCCAAAAGGAACTTTTGCTGATTTGCTTTCCACAGAACAGCCTACTTCAAAGTCAGATGTTTATTCTTTTGGGATTATATTGTTAAGGTTATTAACTGAAAGACCAGCGGCAGGGATAGCTAAAGAAGTCCTTCATGCATTAGATAAAGGGAACTTGAAAGATTTATTGGATCCAAATGCTGGTGACTGGCCATTTGTGCAGGCAAAGCAGTTGGCTCACCTTGCAATAAGTTGCTCTGATGTGAATCATAGACTTCGACCTGATCTTGCTTCTGAAGTCTGGAGGGTTCTTGAGCCGATGAGAGTTTCTTGTGACGTTTCATCGTCCAGGATTGTTCCTAAAGAGTGTCAGGAAATTCCATCCTATTTTGTTTGTCCAATATTCCAG GAAATCATGCAAGACCCTGTAATCTCAGCAGACGGGTTTACTTACGAGGCAGAAGCACTCAAAGGCTGGCTCGAGAGCGGTCATGATACGTCCCCCATGACCAACCTCAAACTTCCACACCGCAATCTGGTGCCAAACCAAGCTCTACGCTCTGCCATAAGAGAATGGCTGCAATAGCCGTGA
- the LOC140881035 gene encoding putative recombination initiation defects 3, translated as MKMKINKACDLSSISVLPPQSRRSIAVNNGTESSSIFGRSRATSDLRPQQSQQSLSQGISSQHGLFSQFSQNSQDEILTSEKIASQDRENSLKRTSCLPPINCTREETQMMLIPKTSNTLIRKWSAQEYKCQISEELEHRIGMVETSLSRLGMILDSVQSDIMQGNKGTKEVALEMEGMRQKLIALDNSVLLMNKGQEDIKTRLDLGLTSVSDQIKQSKSNQENYREIFSMLSALPEKIETQMTKLQHNLFKNFSKDMQAIACNMKKFIHLQEIPPIQGPKAAKVCGTTQEVFCPTNVTMRVKAQQTNLVPKDEMGRWTSVKQKQATFEVGNCNNIINQERELRVLIESDEELDGGFSCLLKERGRENEEYSIKAVEEKTARILRNARKRKRKHSNTIIIN; from the exons atgaagatgaagatcaaCAAAGCCTGCGATTTGAGCTCCATATCCGTTCTTCCCCCACAATCTAG GAGATCAATTGCAGTAAACAATGGAACAGAGTCTTCCTCGATCTTTGGGAGAAGTCGAGCCACATCAGATCTGCGACCGCAGCAGTCACAACAGTCGTTATCTCAGGGGATTTCATCTCAGCACGGTCTCTTTTCTCAgttttcgcaaaattctcaaGATGAGATCCTCACTAGCGAG AAAATAGCATCTCAAGATAGAGAGAATTCATTGAAGAGGACATCTTGCTTGCCACCAATCAATTGCACACGAGAAGAGACACAGATGATGTTGATACCTAAAACATCCAACACTTTAATACGCAAGTGGTCTGCTCAAGAATACAAAT GCCAGATAAGTGAAGAGCTTGAACACAGAATTGGAATGGTAGAAACTTCACTTAGCAGGCTTGGAATGATCTTGGACTCAGTTCAGAGTGACATCATGCAAGGGAACAAGGGTACAAAAGAAGTAGCGTTAGAGA TGGAAGGCATGAGGCAGAAGCTAATCGCACTCGATAACTCAGTGCTGTTAATG AACAAAGGACAAGAAGATATAAAAACTCGACTCGACTTGGGTTTGACATCTGTGTCTGATCAAATCAAGCAGAGTAAAAGCAACCAAGAGAATTACAGGGAAATATTTTCAATGCTTTCTGCTCTACCGGAGAAAATTGAGACTCAAATGACAAAGCTGCAGCACAACCTCTTCAAGAATTTCAGCAAAGATATGCAG GCAATTGCTTGTAACATGAAGAAGTTTATACATTTACAAGAGATTCCTCCTATTCAAGGACCTAAG GCTGCCAAAGTTTGTGGCACCACGCAGGAAGTGTTTTGCCCTACCAA TGTAACAATGCGTGTGAAAGCGCAGCAAACAAATTTAGTTCCAAAGGATGAAATGGGCAGATGGACGTCAGTAAAACAAAAGCAAGCAACTTTTGAAGTTGGAAATTGTAACAATATCATTAACCAG GAACGGGAATTGAGAGTTTTGATCGAATCGGATGAGGAGCTTGATGGAGGTTTCTCCTGCTTGCTTAAAGAAAGGGGGAGAG AAAACGAGGAATATTCGATCAAGGCGGTGGAGGAGAAGACTGCACGGATACTCCGGAATGCCAGGAAAAGAAAGAGAAAACACAGCAATACCATCATTATAAACTGA